GAATAAGACAAAAGCACATTTACTAGGAATCTGGAAAGATAATGATTTAACTCATGATTTTCAGGAGGTGCAAGATTATATCACTGCTACCAGCACTGCTCATTTAAATGATTTTGGATTCGAATCCCTAGCTCAGCAGCTCTATGAGAATGTCTCTGCTCTCAATCCTTTCACTTGGTGGCATTATGCAATAGTGGCAGCTGTTGCCCTAATAATAATCATAGTGGTTTTCATGGTGTTTCCTTGTCTTTTCAGAGCTCTCCTATTGGCCATCAAAACCACCCGGAGGGACCTAGAGGAATTccgtcttaaaaacaaaaaaccgggaactgccacacctgtctggccagataggcaggccacgaccgcggtgtgacaaaacagtgcgggtgacctggttagggaaccggacaggggccttacaagctcctgtacggaagaccgtacccaagataggtggtggacagaagcctggatatttgtgtggacggatccctgggtctcccggttggcggaaaggccttggagggctaggtggacttggtttcgcttctgaaagcttactgttgttgtttatcatgctttatgcaggccacccagggaatgtccaggagactccggagacgcttacagtgcaaccccccaagtctagtctggacattccagatgggaccccactggatgaaaagccccttacaacagtaaatcccagcacttcaagccccaatgacttggctatccaggttgagcaaggactgagcactattctcagaaatattacattcaatcctacagacaatggtcctttagctttcccaggaaacatgttacatagcaaccctgaaatgcacctgcatattgttttaggtagattacaggaaagggagtttggcataaggatcagagcaagacgccgtgttcccactagtgcctcccctattctgggtattaaggtccagtgcttggaaggagaaagaatagccctttggataaatgagagcagtgaaagcatttagttcttactgataaattgacttttgtctgaaaccaaagggatgtggttaataacccatgaaaggacagtatggctgtgctttcgttttgatggtagttgtatgccttcagttcctcctgtctgtgttacttataaaaaatgtaccctgcgtactttgtggtcaactgacttggccagcttttgatttatgcttctttgttatgctattataaaaagaatctctatatcagtaaaagattgcagcagcattgaaactcatgtgtctcagtgttgtctgtcgcgccgaatccacctcccacctataagtctcattctccctggatcggcctgctgagcccccagttgggtggtcggcggcaggtgcgccgctatgttccatcgctggggagccagagacaacccgaactgcccctgcggctacagacagactatgacccacatagtcaacgactgccacctctccagattcaaaggaggtctcgaaactttacatcaggctcaacctgatgctattgactcgctacggaagaagggcaaacgctagaagaagaagaactacagaggagatccaaaaggctaacaaacataaaaaactgctctaggtcactgattgtcagagaaatgcaaattaagacaacactaagataccacctcactcctgtaagaatggcatacatcaaaaaggacagcagcaacaaatgctggagaggttgcggggacagaggaacccttttacattgctggtgggaatgtaaattggtgcagcctctgtggagagcagtctggaaaactctcagaaggctagacatggaccttccatatgatccagaaattcctctcctggtgttataccccaaggactccataacacccaaccaaaaagaggtgtgtactcctatgttcatagcagcacaattcataatagctaaaacctggaagcaacccaggtgcccaacaacagatgagtggctgagaaagctgtggtatacatacacagtggaatactatgcagctatcaagaactatgaacccaccttctctgacccatcttggacagagctagaaggaattatgttaagtgagctaagtcagaaagataaagatgagtatgggatgatcccactcatcaacagaagttgaggaagaagatctgaaagggaaactaaaagcaggacctgaccaaattgtaagtagggcaccaaagtaaaaaccctgtggtgaggggtagacatgcagcttcctgggccagtggggggtgggagtgggtgggagggatgggtcactgtcttttggtggtgggaatggtgtttatgtatactcctagtaaaatgttgtcatataaatcactagttaattaatacgagaggggggaaattaattgtatgtctcgaagtttttcaaaacacaaactgaatctttttaatatataggctgtgtaattgatatgcagactctctcaaaagcctagaccaagtagatcagaagcaaccaatagcacagctacatacaagatactgggtactgtacagcaaaccctaacaaaaggacttttcaaagttaacccaattaccaaacaatgtgatgataacattaactatcgattgtctttttgaaccctaagacagcaggaacctcacatctccactatagagcctctacttcccgcagtcctggaactattggatagggcccactttcccatatgcctctcccaattcatatcaaataatattgcatctgctgatcacaacctaaccaacacaatgattgccacctcaacatggttcacttcagactgtgtccagagactttacgtgtggaatgacaacccttcagcttcattactcaggtgagacctttcctttcatagtatactctaattccatcccaggtggttcactttctaacaaagtcccaaaacctagatatacacccgtttctgtgagagagagcatatattcacacgtatccgtaaactactgcaaaatatatacctgaaagcagaagtatactagagtttgcagtgagtacccccctaacacttcctctccactattccaaactttgggtccatgattgctcaataatttgtttggcttcgtatgttaactctcttttcagtcaccaggttccagatgtcatcaggatgccggccaggcttccctggactgaagaccccaccaatgtgtcctggagctctgcttccccagagacccaccctactagggaaagagagaggcagactgggagtatggaccaaccagtcaacgcccatgttcagcggggaagcaattacagaaaccagaccttctaccttctgcaacccacaatgaccctgggtccatgctcccagagggatagagagtgggacagctatcaggggagggggtgggatatggatattgggtggtgggaattgtgtggaattgtacccttcctatcctatggttttgttaatatctcctttcttaaaaaaaaatttctttattggggaattaatgttttacattcgacagtaaatacaatagtttgtacatgcataacattccccagattcccatatatcaatacaacccccactaggtcctctgtcatcgttcttggatctgtattctccctactcacccaattccagttcaggttctacttgtgttttctcttctgatcttgtttttcaacttgtgcctgaaagtgagatcatcccatattcatccttctgtttctgacttatttcacttaacatgaatttttcaaagtccatccaagattggctgaaaatggtgaagtcaccattttttacagctgagtagtattccattgtgtatatataccacaacttgctcagccactcatttgttgttggacacctgggttgcttccaggttttggctattacaaattgtgctgctaagaacatatgtgtacacagatctttttggatggatgtgttggattccttgggatatatccccaggagagtaattgcaggattatagggtaagtccatttctagccttctgatagttttccagactcttctccacagaggttggacaaattgacattcccaccagcagtgcaggggggttcctttgaccccacaccctctccagcatttgctgctgttcccttttctgatgtctgacattctcacaggagtgaaatggcatctcattgttgtctttatttgcatttctctgacaatcagagatttggggcattttttcatgtgttctttgccttttggacctcttctgtggtgaatattctgtccatgtcgtccccccatttttggaaggggttatttgttgtcttgttgttgagtttggcaagctctttatatatgttgcttattaaactcttgtctgatgtatggcatgtaaagaatagttacttttttttttaaccatccaTTTGTGTTGTATACCTACCAGAACAATTTGAATAGTTGTAGTTTCCATGCCATCCAAATGTGTTTGGTTTCCCAATTTGTGCAGAAAAATCTCATATATTAGGGAGGCTATCTGAAAATACACCTTAATCTGAATTTGTTTAGGAAGAACTCAATTAAGGGTAGTTTGAGAatttggaaaataagaaaacttacATTTTCAGGTGTTAGGTGAAATGGAGGAGTTGGGTAAGACAGAGCATGAAAATATAGCCATGAACTCAGGATAGTAATGGGTATCACTCCAGCAACTCAGGTTTTTATTAttggcaattattattattattcaagaaATGACAGTGGCACCTGAATTACTcactaaagggaaaaaaggacCTTCTACTTAGAGTAGGGAAAAGAAgtatgggtggagggtagatagcatgatggttatgtaaagggactctcatgtctgagactccaaagtcccaggttcaatcccctacaccaccaccataagccagagctgaacagtgctctggtaaagaaagaaagaaagaaagaaagaaagaaagaaagaaagaaagaaagaaaggaaggaaggaagaaagaaagaaagagggaatcaggctgtagtgcagctggttaagagtacgtggcgccaagcacaaggaccagagtaaggatcccggtttgagcctccggctccccacctgcaggggagttgcttcacagcggtaaagcaggtctgcaggtgtctatctttctctccctctgtgtcttcccctcctctctccatttctctctgttctatccaacaacaacaacatcaataacaataataactacaacaataaaacaacaaaagggaataaatatttttaaaaaaaggaagaaaaaagaaagaaagaatgaaagaaggaaggaaaaaaagaaagatagaaaaagtatGGATTaccttaagtgaaataagtcagaagcagaaagatgagtatgggatgatttcattctgagacagaagttgaaaaacaagatcaggaaagaaaacacaggtagaacctgaactggaattggcatattgcaccaaagtaaaagactttggggtgggtgggtagggagaatacagatccaagaaggatgacagaggacctagttggggctgtattgttatatggaaaactgggaaatgttatgcatgtataaactattgtatttactgttgaatgtaaaacattaattccccaataaagaaatttaaaaaaaagtatggacTACCTCTTTAGGATTCTTACCACCATTAATATAGTTCTGCACTTAAAAGAATGATATGTGTTTGCCTGGAAAATTTACACCTGTGTTGTGCCTGGTGGTACTAATTCTGAGATGCTGTTCAAGCTTAGAAATTGTACAGGTCCTCTCAAGTGATGCTTTGATAAGGTTTTCTGTGGAAGCACTGGCCTTCTGCATGGCCTTTCTACATTCTGTTTCCTGTTATTGCAGTGGAATGACTTCTGGGAGAGGGGCCAGCTCAAAGCTGAAGTCCACAAAactgcatgaggttctgaatgcTTTGGCGGAGGAGGACTTTGACCATAACCAGGAGGAGATCTTCATTGCCCCACCTGACAGTGCCACAGGGGACTTCACTGATGAGGACTCAGGTGATGAAGATGTCCATATCGGCACTCATCTACCAGATAGCATGTTGCATGCTTCAGTTGTGCCAGAGGACTCCTGCACTGAGGAGAATGATGAAGACCTCAAGCTGCAGCCAGATGCAAAGAAGCAGAAGGTAGTCATGGAACCTGAGTGTGTTTGGACAAAAACAGATATCCAGCCAAACTTCAGCACTTGCACAGCATCAGATCTTCATATGGAAGATCTTAAAAGCTAGGAACTGAGTCCTGTAGGCCTCTTCAAATTGTTTTTCGATGAAGGAACAATTAATTTCATTGTGAATGAAACCAATTGTTATGCTTGGCAGAAAAATGTCGCCCTCGGTCTCATAGTCCAGGAATTGAAGTGTGTTTTGGGCATTTTGATTTTAAGTGGGTATATTTCTTATCCAAGGAGAAGGATGTTTTGGGAAACTTCTGATTCACATCATCGTCTTGTGGCTGCTGCCATTCAAAGGGACAGATTTGAACTTATCTTCTCATACCTGCATTTTGCAGATAAGAGTGAGTTGGATGAAAGTGACAGGTTTGCCAAGGTAAGACCTCTCATTGTCCAGATGAACTGCAATTTCTAAAAGCATGCATCCTTAGAAGAGTTCTACAGCTTTGGTGAGTCCATGTGTGAGTATTTTCGTCATCAgggttccaagcttccccaaggGAAGGCTATGCAGCTGGGTTACAAGACCTGGTGTGGGACAACTAGCAGGGGCTATTTGgtgtggtttgagccttcacAGGGCACTATATTCACTAAACCAGATAGGGGCCTGGACCTAGGAGGTAGTATGGTTGTAAAATTTGTGGATGCACTTCAGGAATGCAGATGTCTGCCATACCATATATTTTTTGACAAAGTTTCTTACAAGTTTCAAACTAATGTCTATTTTGAGGAAAAAAGGAGTGAAAGCAACAGGAACTGTTCATGAGTATAGGACTGAGTGGTGTCCTCTCAAAGACCCCAGAAAActtaagaaaaggaagaagggtgTGTTTGATTATAAAGTTGATGAGAGCAATGAGACAGTTGTGTGCCGCTGGCATGATAGCAGTGTGGTCAACATTTGTTCTAATGCTGTGGGCATCAAGCCAATGGGGCTGACTAGCCATCATTTGGGAGCAACCAAAACTCGGACCTAGATTCATCAGCCATCTCTGGTGAAACTTTACCAGCTGAAGGTAGGAGGTGTTGGCCGAATGGACCAGAATATTGTTAAGTACAAGGTAAAGATTGTTAAGTACAAGGGACTGAAGTGGTACTCCAGCTTCATTGGCTATGTCATTGATGCTGCCCTAAATAATGCATGGCAGCTGCACAGGATTTGCTGCTATGATGCCCAGGTGGACCTTTTGGCCTTTTGGAGATATGTGGCCTGCGTGTACCTGGAGAGCAATGCTGACACATCATCCCCAGGGAGGCGAAGTGGGCGGTTGGAAACTGAAAGTCGCTTTGACATGATTGGGCACTGGATCATCCACCAGAACAAGAGGACCCCGTGTGCTCTCTGCCACTAACAGACCAATACTCGCTGTGAGAAGTGCCAGAAGGGTGTCCATGCCAAGTGCTTCAGGGAGTATCACATTCGTTGATGCAGGATGGGCGGAACATGCAGTGTGGATGGATTGGTTTATAATGAGATGTTTATAGCTAATTATATGGAGCATTTGAAGCCCTTACATTCCATTTTATGTTTGGAAAAAGACCTGAAATCTTGACTATTTGGTTTTGCACTTTCTCCCTACCTATATTGCAATTATCTTTTTACTGTCttctattatgtatatatgtactaaataaattaatatcctagtaaatatataagtattgttgactattTTGATTTATGAGTTTCTTTTTTACACAAATAAAAGTCTAGCTTTGGGGTATAGTTGGGTGATTATAAGGAAAATCAGATATAACAAAAAGCTTTAGAGAAACTtatgaacagaaaaaaattacatttgtCAGTAAATATTGTGTAGTATCATTAaggatatattaatatttattttacttagtttGATGTTCATGAACTATTGATGAATAAATAATATCATTTATTACAGGAGATACATTTATATAGAATTTGTATATTCTTGATAAACATTTCTAATATGTATATAGCCCTGTGAAATGAACATATTTAAacaatttattaatgatttaatagtggtttacaaggttaTAAATTTACAGGGTTTAGATACACACCTCACCTACCACCAAAATCTCTGCCCCcacctttaaaattaaaaaaaaaatttttagggagtcgggctgtagtgcagcgggttaagcgcaggtggcgcaaagcacaaggactggcataaggatcccggttcgaaccctggctccccacctgcaggggagtcgcttcacaggcggtgaagcaggtctgcaggtgtctatctttctctccccctctctgtcttcccctcctctctccatttctctctgtcctatccaacaatgacaacaacaataataactacaacaataaaacaacaagggcagcaaaagggaataaataaataaaataaatattaaaaaaaatttaaaaaaattttaaatctttatttatttatttatttgatttattttgaagagacacagagagaaattgtgagggaagggtgaaatagagtgggagagagacagacacctgcagacctgcttcaccattcatgaagctttccccctgcaagtggggaccaggggcttgaactcggatccttgcacactgtaatgtgtgtgcttaaccacgtgtgcaccaccacctggctcccctttttaaaaactttttattttcaggtactttaaactttattcaggaaaattgagaacatttgcatgttagggcatgagagaaagagagagagagagagagagagagagagagagagagagagagagcatgagagaaagagagaatgtgagagagagagagagagaatgagagaatgagagagagagagagagagagagagagagagagagtgtgtgctaCTTACATGATGGTCAGGACAGAGAGCAGATACAGAGAGCTGTGACACCACCTTTTCCCATGATAACTACCAAAGTTATCAcctagtcttagagacagtttgtttacctttttctgttttgttttggaagttcatgtgtttcagtcctATAAATTTCGCATATGAGTgcaaccatctgatagttgtcttttaccACTTATTATTTTTCTACACATagtcacttccagttctatccacttCATCTCAAAGGAtattatatcattttttttttaaattgcagagtattATTTCTTGGGACATATCCTTCCTAGTTTTTCTTtatctgcttccattctttggctattgtgaataatgcagctaagaacctagtttatatatctctttGAGTTGTCTttctgttctttggataaatacttaagaatggtattgctggaccatcatgtgtttccatttttatttgtgtaaggactctccatactattttccataaAGGCTTcaccagtttgtattcccactaACAAGAGTCTCCTATCTCTACATCCTTGCTGACACTTGCCATTTCCAGTTTTGCTGATACAGGCCATTTTCTCTGGTAAGGTGGAATCTTAGTGTAGCTTTAATTTGCCTTTCTTTGATGTTAAAGTGTGTCTGTTGGCTAtgcgtatctcttctttagaaaactatattTAGATCTTTTGCTCACCCTTtaatttggttatttattttgttgttgaactgtatgatttctttatagatgTGCTTTATAAAttgcttgtcagatgtgtgatgtacaAATAACCTCCCATTTATGGGTTGCCTGTGTATCCTTGTGTGGTTTGGTTTTGAGgtgtagaagcttttttttttctttgatgttccatttatttaatcttgttttccTGTTCACATGCCTGCTGTTAAGGTCCTTGAGTGTTTCACCActgatttattctattttttatagtttcaggtctaatacccAGGTGTTTGATCCACTTTGAGCTAATTTTGACATATGTTGTTAAGTAGTGGtctaatttaatttttctgtATGTGACTGACTATTCAGTTTTCCTAGCACTGTTAAGAGACCTTTTGTCCCagtatatgtttttttttgtccttttatcATATACCAGGTATCAGAATatgctcccccaccccaggctctcaattctattttacTGGTCTACTGTGCTCAGTTTTATTCCAATACCACACACTGTTTTAAAACTATTGTTTAGTATTGTAAACTTAAGTTGGAGAGTGTGAtatctacttttttttgtttgcttcacACAAATTTTTGGGTAAGTTTTCAGTTTCCTTAAAGAATATAATTGGGATTTTGATAGTGATTGTATTAAAACTacagattgctttttttttttttttttgtagaatgaccattttaataatataaattcttccaataaataaacaaggggtgttcttctatttctctatgtcattCTTTGAAATCAATTTTTGTAATGTGGGATAGAAATCTGTTATTTCAGAGTGGTTGGTAAGCATcattaaaaaaagtatatttccCACTGATTTAAGTTCTCTCATTACAAATCCCTGAACTCTGGGAGAAAGCATTGAAAAAAAGGATACAATTTTTTATGTTGGGAAACCTGCTGGAGAAACCTGAGAGGTACATATGAGAATTTAAACTTACTAGCAATCTCAGAGAATATGTCAAGTGGCTTTTGTAAGGGAAAGAACACTTTGCAAAAGTGCaaataaagaagttaaataaatcaatcaagaaCTAAAATCAAAGGAATTGAGAACATGTGTTTCATGTTATTACATTTGTGGTAATATTGTCAGTGACGAGAGAGCTTTTAAAGATACAAATGacaatgggggtagatagcatatggttacgcaaagagactcatgcctgaggctttgaagacccaggttcagttccctgcaccactataagccagagctgaccagtgcaatgtatatgtatatatata
The DNA window shown above is from Erinaceus europaeus chromosome 2, mEriEur2.1, whole genome shotgun sequence and carries:
- the PGBD2 gene encoding LOW QUALITY PROTEIN: piggyBac transposable element-derived protein 2 (The sequence of the model RefSeq protein was modified relative to this genomic sequence to represent the inferred CDS: deleted 1 base in 1 codon; substituted 4 bases at 4 genomic stop codons) produces the protein MPVDLKQEAWFEDTGLMVVQRLNELLRPKRFVAALILGISALIAILTSFAVSTTALVKNIQTAHFVNDMHRNISLILAEQHIIDKKLEAKLNALEEVVIALGQDVANIKARMATKCHVSFKYICVTPAKYNDTENWNKTKAHLLGIWKDNDLTHDFQEVQDYITATSTAHLNDFGFESLAQQLYENVSALNPFTCGMTSGRGASSKLKSTKLHEVLNALAEEDFDHNQEEIFIAPPDSATGDFTDEDSGDEDVHIGTHLPDSMLHASVVPEDSCTEENDEDLKLQPDAKKQKVVMEPECVWTKTDIQPNFSTCTASDLHMEDLKSXELSPVGLFKLFFDEGTINFIVNETNCYAWQKNVALGLIVQELKCVLGILILSGYISYPRRRMFWETSDSHHRLVAAAIQRDRFELIFSYLHFADKSELDESDRFAKVRPLIVQMNCNFXKHASLEEFYSFGESMCEYFRHQGSKLPQGKAMQLGYKTWCGTTSRGYLVWFEPSQGTIFTKPDRGLDLGGSMVVKFVDALQECRCLPYHIFFDKVLTSFKLMSILRKKGVKATGTVHEYRTEWCPLKDPRKLKKRKKGVFDYKVDESNETVVCRWHDSSVVNICSNAVGIKPMGLTSHHLGATKTRTXIHQPSLVKLYQLKVGGVGRMDQNIVKYKVKIVKYKGLKWYSSFIGYVIDAALNNAWQLHRICCYDAQVDLLAFWRYVACVYLESNADTSSPGRRSGRLETESRFDMIGHWIIHQNKRTPCALCHXQTNTRCEKCQKGVHAKCFREYHIR